In Paenibacillus hexagrammi, the following are encoded in one genomic region:
- a CDS encoding MarR family winged helix-turn-helix transcriptional regulator, with protein sequence MKPTNSPADRPIHAAELIQAIFRSAHYFRQGFETGFSESGVPSYLTGPRLRLLSMIADAGQIRMNDLAAKMGIKPMTVTQFVDALEKEGVLIRTPDPTDRRATLLQLTESAPPQMRKARQVFNELSENLLHGLSNEQRMQLYDILSVLEGFRHSCSSDEKNKE encoded by the coding sequence ATGAAACCGACAAACTCACCAGCAGACAGGCCGATCCATGCCGCCGAACTGATTCAGGCTATTTTTCGCTCTGCACACTACTTTCGGCAAGGCTTTGAAACTGGCTTCTCAGAGTCTGGTGTTCCTTCCTACTTAACAGGACCTCGCTTACGTTTATTGTCGATGATAGCGGACGCAGGGCAAATTCGGATGAACGATTTGGCAGCGAAAATGGGCATTAAGCCGATGACGGTTACACAGTTCGTCGATGCATTAGAGAAGGAGGGGGTGTTGATTCGAACTCCAGACCCTACGGACCGAAGAGCAACCCTTCTTCAATTGACAGAATCAGCTCCTCCGCAAATGCGGAAAGCACGTCAAGTATTTAATGAACTTTCGGAAAACTTGCTGCATGGACTCAGTAACGAGCAACGTATGCAGCTATATGATATTTTGTCCGTTTTGGAAGGTTTTAGGCATTCTTGTTCATCCGACGAGAAGAATAAGGAATAG
- the pyrR gene encoding bifunctional pyr operon transcriptional regulator/uracil phosphoribosyltransferase PyrR, with protein MDETTEHSIMDEMGIRRALTRIAHEILEKNKGVENCTLIGIRTRGIYLAKRVAERILEIEGVPVPVGEIDITSYRDDRIKVKAVEDIQEGGNLQIQDRKVILFDDVLFTGRTVRAAMDALIDLGRPQMIQLAVLIDRGHRELPIRPDFVGKNVPTSKSEKIEVLLTEIDENDQVLIFQQRGKQE; from the coding sequence ATGGACGAGACCACCGAACACAGTATTATGGACGAAATGGGAATTCGCAGAGCCCTCACACGGATTGCCCATGAGATCCTGGAAAAGAATAAAGGTGTAGAGAACTGTACACTGATCGGAATACGAACTAGAGGGATCTACTTGGCTAAGCGAGTAGCGGAGCGAATCCTCGAGATCGAGGGTGTCCCGGTACCGGTAGGAGAAATCGACATCACATCTTACCGCGACGACAGGATTAAGGTCAAAGCGGTCGAAGACATCCAAGAAGGCGGCAACCTGCAAATCCAGGATCGGAAAGTGATCTTATTCGATGATGTACTCTTTACGGGCCGTACCGTGAGAGCTGCGATGGATGCCTTGATCGACCTTGGCAGACCGCAGATGATTCAATTGGCGGTTCTCATTGACCGCGGGCATAGAGAACTGCCGATTCGACCTGACTTTGTAGGGAAGAATGTTCCAACTTCCAAAAGTGAAAAGATCGAAGTTCTACTGACAGAAATCGACGAGAATGATCAAGTGCTTATATTTCAACAGAGGGGGAAACAAGAATGA
- a CDS encoding aspartate carbamoyltransferase catalytic subunit, with the protein MSIAGVQATKHFLGLKGLSAQEITSILDRAAYWEQYPIKIANQLQGKFVANLFFENSTRTRFSFELAQKRLGAEVLNFSAAESSVQKGESIYDTVRTLESMGIDAGVIRLKPIGVLQELAEKIKVPLINAGDGNNEHPTQALLDFYTMRKHFGEIKGLTISIVGDILHSRVARSNLWGLQALGAKVQLCAPDNMQAPELAEFAPYVSFDEALKADVVMMLRVQLERHDKGMIKSAEEYREQYGLTVERASKMAPHAIIMHPAPVNRNVELDDELVEHEKSKIFTQIANGVPIRMAVIERALS; encoded by the coding sequence ATGAGTATCGCTGGAGTACAGGCAACGAAGCATTTCTTGGGCTTGAAAGGGCTAAGCGCGCAGGAGATTACGAGCATATTGGATCGCGCAGCATACTGGGAGCAGTATCCGATTAAAATAGCCAATCAGCTCCAAGGGAAATTTGTAGCCAACCTCTTTTTTGAAAACAGCACCAGAACTAGATTTTCCTTCGAGCTAGCGCAAAAGAGACTGGGAGCAGAGGTGCTGAATTTCTCGGCGGCTGAGTCCAGTGTGCAAAAAGGGGAATCGATCTACGACACGGTACGCACGCTAGAGTCGATGGGGATCGATGCCGGAGTCATTCGATTGAAGCCGATCGGGGTACTTCAAGAACTGGCTGAGAAGATCAAAGTTCCGCTCATTAATGCGGGCGACGGCAACAACGAGCATCCGACGCAAGCGCTGCTTGATTTCTATACGATGCGCAAGCATTTTGGTGAAATCAAAGGGCTGACAATATCTATCGTTGGCGATATCCTGCACAGCAGAGTAGCAAGATCGAATCTGTGGGGACTTCAAGCGTTAGGAGCTAAGGTTCAGCTGTGTGCTCCGGATAATATGCAAGCGCCAGAGCTTGCCGAGTTTGCTCCTTATGTATCCTTCGACGAAGCGCTCAAAGCAGATGTCGTTATGATGCTTCGTGTGCAGCTTGAGCGGCATGATAAAGGGATGATCAAATCCGCAGAAGAGTACAGAGAACAATACGGTCTGACAGTTGAACGCGCAAGCAAAATGGCTCCTCACGCTATCATCATGCATCCGGCGCCGGTTAACCGTAATGTTGAGCTGGACGATGAACTGGTTGAACATGAGAAGTCGAAGATTTTCACTCAAATCGCAAACGGCGTGCCGATCCGCATGGCGGTCATCGAGCGGGCTTTATCATAG
- a CDS encoding dihydroorotase: MGIWIVNGFTVSADNVQTKQHIFVEGDKIVQVLNAETDAQPNTEGHTVLDASGKLVAPGFIDMHVHLREPGFEHKETIATGTRSAARGGFTTIACMPNTRPVIDTVDTVNYIKDKAETEGVVRVIPYGCITKNELGRELTDFAALKEAGVVGYTDDGVGVQSAQMMKDAMALAASLGMPIIAHCEDNTLVEGAAVTEGAFAKKHGLKGIPNESEAIHVGRDVLLAEATGVHYHVCHVSTEQSVRLIRHAKQFGIKVTAEVCPHHLVLSDEDIPGMDANWKMNPPLRTPRDVQAVIEGLEDGTIDMIVTDHAPHSEEEKEKGMQLAPFGILGFETAFPLLYSKFVVTGKWTLGFLVDRMTAKPADVFGLPYGTLHAGSAADITIVDLETEQEVLKEEIVSKSKNTPFIGWKLQGWPVTTIASGNIVWS, encoded by the coding sequence ATGGGAATTTGGATTGTGAACGGTTTTACAGTGAGTGCCGATAATGTACAGACGAAACAGCACATCTTCGTTGAAGGTGACAAAATTGTTCAAGTACTAAATGCAGAAACAGACGCTCAGCCAAACACAGAGGGACATACCGTTCTTGATGCGTCAGGCAAACTGGTGGCTCCCGGGTTCATCGATATGCACGTTCACCTGCGTGAACCAGGATTCGAACACAAGGAAACCATTGCTACAGGTACCCGTTCGGCAGCAAGAGGCGGATTTACGACGATTGCTTGCATGCCGAACACTAGACCGGTTATTGATACGGTTGATACCGTAAATTACATAAAAGATAAAGCAGAAACAGAAGGTGTCGTGCGAGTTATACCTTACGGCTGTATTACCAAGAATGAGCTCGGCCGTGAGTTGACGGATTTTGCAGCGCTGAAAGAAGCGGGTGTCGTTGGCTACACGGATGATGGCGTGGGTGTCCAAAGCGCTCAGATGATGAAGGATGCAATGGCGCTTGCCGCATCGCTGGGCATGCCGATTATCGCACACTGCGAAGACAACACACTTGTCGAAGGAGCAGCGGTAACTGAGGGGGCGTTTGCCAAAAAGCACGGTTTGAAAGGAATTCCGAACGAATCCGAGGCCATTCACGTAGGACGCGATGTGCTGCTGGCTGAAGCGACGGGCGTTCATTATCATGTGTGTCACGTGAGTACCGAACAATCTGTTCGCCTCATCCGTCATGCTAAGCAGTTCGGGATCAAGGTAACCGCTGAGGTTTGTCCACATCACTTGGTGCTGTCGGATGAAGATATTCCTGGTATGGATGCTAACTGGAAAATGAACCCTCCGCTTCGCACGCCTCGCGATGTACAAGCCGTGATCGAAGGGCTTGAGGACGGTACGATCGACATGATCGTAACGGATCATGCGCCGCACAGTGAGGAAGAGAAAGAGAAGGGAATGCAGCTTGCGCCTTTCGGCATTCTAGGGTTTGAAACGGCGTTCCCTCTGCTGTACAGCAAGTTTGTTGTGACTGGAAAATGGACGCTCGGGTTCCTGGTAGACAGAATGACTGCCAAGCCTGCTGATGTATTTGGTCTTCCTTACGGAACACTCCATGCCGGCAGCGCTGCTGACATTACCATTGTTGATTTGGAAACGGAACAAGAAGTTCTAAAAGAAGAGATTGTATCGAAGAGCAAGAATACGCCGTTTATCGGTTGGAAGCTGCAGGGCTGGCCAGTAACGACGATTGCTTCCGGGAATATCGTCTGGTCATAA
- a CDS encoding glutamine-hydrolyzing carbamoyl-phosphate synthase small subunit: MQARLLLEDGTLFTGKSFGGEGDSVGEVVFNTGITGYQEVLSDPSYCGQIVTMTYPLIGNYGVIRDDFESVRPFIHGFVVREHEEIPSNWRAQYTLGSLLKEYGIIGISGIDTRMLTRKIRHHGVMKAMLTTSNKSVAELMEQLKATPLMTDQVSRVSTKSVFGAPGHKERVVLVDFGAKSGIIRDLSKRDCDVVVVPQDATAEQIRRLAPDGILLSNGPGDPKDVSHAVGMIKELLGEFPIFGICLGHQLFALACGADTEKLKFGHRGGNHPVKDLISGRCYITSQNHGYTVKDDSIQGTDLEVTHINNNDRTIEGLKHKNYPAFSVQYHPEAAPGPFDSSYLFDDFIDMIRKHKQDHPQQPRQAQMLANWKAQAAQTEEKGELQYAKK; encoded by the coding sequence ATGCAAGCAAGATTATTGCTGGAAGACGGCACGCTTTTTACAGGTAAATCGTTCGGTGGCGAAGGCGATTCTGTCGGCGAAGTAGTGTTCAATACAGGGATTACAGGTTATCAAGAGGTTCTCTCCGATCCATCTTACTGTGGACAAATCGTGACCATGACGTACCCGCTGATCGGGAACTACGGTGTGATCCGCGATGATTTTGAGTCTGTTCGTCCATTTATTCACGGCTTCGTAGTGCGTGAGCATGAAGAAATTCCTAGTAACTGGAGAGCGCAGTATACGCTGGGCAGCCTGCTGAAGGAATACGGCATCATCGGCATCAGTGGTATCGATACACGTATGCTTACGCGCAAAATCCGTCATCACGGGGTTATGAAGGCTATGCTGACAACCTCTAATAAATCGGTTGCAGAATTGATGGAGCAGCTGAAAGCTACTCCGCTTATGACTGACCAAGTGTCCCGCGTCTCCACGAAGAGTGTCTTCGGTGCACCAGGCCACAAAGAGCGTGTTGTACTCGTTGACTTCGGAGCGAAGAGCGGCATTATCCGCGATCTTAGCAAACGGGATTGCGATGTTGTCGTCGTGCCACAAGATGCGACTGCTGAACAAATCCGCAGATTGGCTCCGGACGGCATTCTGCTGTCCAACGGCCCTGGGGATCCAAAGGATGTCTCCCATGCAGTGGGTATGATTAAAGAGCTTCTCGGCGAATTCCCGATTTTCGGTATTTGCCTGGGCCATCAGCTATTCGCACTAGCTTGCGGTGCTGATACGGAAAAACTGAAATTCGGTCACCGCGGCGGCAACCATCCGGTCAAAGATCTGATTTCCGGTCGCTGCTACATCACATCGCAAAACCATGGCTACACCGTAAAAGATGATTCCATTCAAGGAACCGATCTTGAAGTGACGCACATTAACAATAACGACCGTACCATCGAAGGGTTGAAGCATAAAAATTATCCCGCGTTCTCCGTACAGTACCATCCAGAAGCGGCGCCGGGTCCATTTGATTCCAGCTACTTGTTCGATGATTTTATCGACATGATCCGCAAACACAAGCAGGATCATCCGCAGCAGCCACGTCAAGCGCAAATGCTAGCGAATTGGAAAGCTCAAGCAGCACAGACAGAGGAAAAGGGGGAACTTCAGTATGCCAAAAAATAA
- the carB gene encoding carbamoyl-phosphate synthase large subunit, which yields MPKNNTLKKILVIGSGPIVIGQAAEFDYAGTQACQALKEEGMEVILINSNPATIMTDTNMADKVYIEPITLEFVTQIIRQERPDGLLPTLGGQTGLNMAVELARAGVLESENVKLLGTQLTAIEKAEDRDLFRDLMRELEQPVPDSVIVTTVAQAVEFAQEIGFPIIVRPAYTLGGTGGGICNTMEELTDIVASGIRYSPIGQCLVERSIAGMKEVEYEVMRDANDNCIVVCNMENFDPVGVHTGDSIVVAPSQTLSDREYQMLRSASLKIIRALNIEGGCNVQYALDPHSFQYYVIEVNPRVSRSSALASKATGYPIAKMAAKIAIGYTLDELVNPVTGQTYACFEPTLDYIVSKIPRWPFDKFTAANRKLGTQMKATGEVMAIGRTFEESIHKAIRSLEIGAHRLFLKETDLLDQETLEFRLQKPDDERLFLLAEAYRRGYTVEQLQVLTKIDWWFLNKLDGMIKYEAEIVKSDLNAEFLLEAKRKGFTDRAIAEIRTAAGAVTFTKEAEIRAHRLQQNIKPVYKMVDTCAAEFEASTPYYYSTYEQEDEVTETSKEKVVVLGSGPIRIGQGIEFDYSTVHAVWAIQAAGYEAVIINNNPETVSTDFNTSDRLYFEPLFFEDVMNVIEREKPIGVIVQFGGQTAINLAAPLANAGVRILGSDLESIDTAEDRKKFEALLSKLAIAQPPGGTVTSVDQAVGVASQFGYPVLVRPSYVLGGRAMEIVYSDQELLSYMEYAVKINPEHPVLIDRYMLGKEVEVDAICDKETVLIPGIMEHVERAGVHSGDSIAVYPPQSISAEIKQKIIDITTKIGLELKVVGLVNIQFVIFNDEVYVIEVNPRSSRTVPFLSKVTNIPMANVATRVIMGQKLADMGYQSGLWPEDHYVSVKVPVFSFAKLRRVDTTLGPEMKSTGEVMGRDTNFAKALYKGLIGAGMKIPPAGSVVVTVADKDKEEAIEILKGFYRLGYKLIATGGTAKAIHEAGLPVTTVNKLSEGSPNILDLIRSGEAQFVVNTLTKGKTPERDGFRIRREAVENGVVCMTSLDTVRALVNMLESINFSSRAMPVYA from the coding sequence ATGCCAAAAAATAATACACTCAAAAAAATTCTCGTTATCGGTTCCGGCCCGATCGTCATCGGTCAGGCTGCCGAGTTTGACTATGCAGGAACACAAGCTTGCCAGGCTCTGAAAGAAGAAGGCATGGAAGTTATCTTGATCAACAGCAACCCGGCTACAATCATGACAGATACGAATATGGCCGATAAAGTATACATTGAACCTATTACACTTGAATTCGTAACACAAATCATCCGTCAAGAGCGTCCGGACGGCTTGCTGCCAACATTGGGTGGCCAAACGGGCCTCAACATGGCGGTTGAGCTTGCACGCGCTGGAGTATTGGAAAGCGAGAACGTCAAATTGCTAGGTACACAGCTGACTGCCATCGAGAAAGCAGAAGACCGCGACCTGTTCCGTGATCTCATGAGAGAGCTGGAGCAGCCGGTACCGGACAGCGTAATCGTGACGACTGTGGCTCAAGCCGTAGAATTTGCTCAGGAAATCGGCTTCCCTATCATCGTACGTCCTGCTTATACACTAGGCGGTACAGGCGGCGGTATCTGTAACACCATGGAAGAGCTGACGGACATCGTCGCTTCCGGTATTCGTTACAGCCCGATCGGTCAATGTCTGGTTGAACGCTCCATTGCGGGTATGAAAGAAGTCGAGTATGAAGTTATGCGTGATGCTAACGACAATTGTATCGTGGTATGTAACATGGAGAACTTCGATCCTGTAGGCGTACATACCGGTGACAGTATCGTTGTGGCGCCTAGCCAAACGTTGTCGGACCGTGAATATCAAATGCTGCGCTCCGCTTCACTAAAAATTATCCGCGCCTTAAATATTGAGGGCGGTTGTAACGTACAATACGCACTGGATCCGCACAGTTTCCAATATTACGTCATTGAAGTTAACCCTCGTGTAAGCCGTTCCTCCGCGCTTGCTTCCAAAGCAACCGGTTATCCGATTGCCAAAATGGCAGCGAAAATCGCGATCGGCTATACACTGGATGAACTCGTAAACCCAGTAACAGGACAAACTTACGCTTGCTTTGAGCCTACACTGGATTACATCGTATCGAAAATCCCGCGTTGGCCTTTCGATAAATTCACTGCTGCCAACCGTAAGCTTGGTACGCAAATGAAGGCGACAGGCGAAGTTATGGCGATTGGACGTACCTTCGAAGAGTCCATTCATAAAGCCATTCGTTCCTTAGAAATCGGCGCACACCGCCTGTTCTTGAAAGAAACAGATCTGTTGGATCAAGAAACCTTGGAATTCCGACTGCAGAAGCCGGATGACGAGCGTCTGTTCCTCCTGGCTGAAGCTTATCGCAGAGGCTATACAGTAGAGCAGCTGCAGGTTTTAACCAAAATCGACTGGTGGTTCCTGAACAAGCTGGATGGCATGATCAAGTACGAGGCTGAGATTGTGAAGTCCGACCTGAATGCAGAGTTCCTGCTTGAAGCGAAGCGCAAAGGCTTCACAGACCGCGCCATCGCAGAAATCCGCACAGCTGCAGGTGCTGTGACTTTCACAAAAGAAGCGGAAATTCGGGCTCATCGTTTGCAGCAGAACATCAAGCCTGTTTACAAAATGGTTGATACTTGCGCAGCCGAGTTCGAAGCATCTACGCCTTACTACTACTCAACCTACGAGCAAGAGGATGAAGTAACGGAAACAAGCAAAGAGAAAGTCGTTGTATTAGGCTCCGGTCCGATCCGTATCGGTCAAGGAATTGAGTTCGACTACTCTACGGTACATGCCGTATGGGCGATTCAAGCTGCAGGCTATGAAGCGGTTATCATCAACAACAACCCTGAGACCGTCTCAACAGATTTTAATACATCCGATCGTTTGTACTTTGAACCCTTGTTCTTCGAGGATGTTATGAACGTCATCGAGCGCGAAAAACCAATCGGCGTTATCGTACAATTCGGTGGTCAAACCGCGATCAATCTAGCAGCACCTCTTGCAAATGCAGGAGTTCGCATTCTGGGTTCCGATCTGGAGAGCATTGATACCGCAGAGGACCGCAAGAAATTTGAAGCGCTGCTCAGCAAGCTGGCCATCGCACAACCGCCAGGCGGCACAGTGACTTCCGTCGATCAGGCTGTTGGTGTAGCTTCCCAATTCGGTTACCCGGTTCTGGTTCGTCCTTCTTACGTACTGGGCGGCCGTGCGATGGAGATCGTGTATTCTGACCAAGAGCTGCTGAGCTACATGGAATACGCTGTGAAAATCAATCCTGAGCATCCGGTTCTGATTGACCGTTATATGCTGGGTAAAGAGGTAGAGGTTGACGCAATCTGCGATAAAGAAACGGTCCTGATCCCTGGCATTATGGAACATGTAGAGCGCGCAGGGGTTCACTCCGGTGACTCGATCGCGGTCTATCCGCCTCAGAGCATCTCTGCTGAAATCAAGCAAAAAATCATAGATATTACGACAAAAATTGGCTTGGAGCTGAAGGTTGTCGGACTGGTGAATATCCAATTCGTTATCTTCAACGATGAAGTGTACGTGATCGAAGTGAATCCGCGTTCTTCCCGTACGGTTCCATTCTTGAGTAAGGTCACGAACATCCCGATGGCTAACGTAGCAACACGCGTGATTATGGGACAAAAGCTTGCTGATATGGGTTACCAAAGCGGCTTGTGGCCGGAAGATCATTACGTATCCGTAAAAGTACCGGTGTTCTCCTTTGCGAAGCTGCGCCGCGTAGATACGACGCTTGGACCTGAAATGAAGTCCACTGGCGAAGTTATGGGCCGCGATACCAACTTTGCAAAAGCGCTGTACAAAGGTCTGATCGGTGCGGGTATGAAAATTCCTCCGGCAGGTTCTGTAGTAGTAACGGTGGCTGACAAGGATAAGGAAGAAGCGATTGAGATTCTGAAAGGCTTCTACCGTCTTGGTTACAAATTGATCGCAACAGGTGGAACGGCGAAGGCGATTCACGAAGCCGGACTTCCGGTAACTACCGTGAACAAGCTGAGCGAAGGCTCACCTAACATTCTTGATCTGATTCGCAGCGGCGAAGCGCAGTTTGTCGTGAATACACTCACCAAAGGCAAAACGCCGGAACGTGACGGCTTCCGTATCCGCCGTGAAGCGGTAGAGAATGGCGTCGTTTGTATGACTTCTCTGGATACAGTTCGCGCGCTAGTCAATATGCTCGAGTCCATCAACTTCTCATCCCGCGCAATGCCTGTGTATGCGTAA
- the pyrE gene encoding orotate phosphoribosyltransferase: protein MSQLTTIAKQIASSLLEIEAVALRPHQPFTWTSGLKSPIYCDNRLTMSYPAIRELIADGFAALIKEKFPEAEVVAGTATAGIPHAAWVAQKLGLPMIYIRDKAKGHGKENLIEGSVKPGQKVIVIEDLISTGGSSLKAAIAVNEAGATALGVLAIFSYELDKAVNAFQEAGMPLHTLSNYTSLLEVALEQGKIKSEDMELLRSWRANPAAFGV from the coding sequence ATGAGTCAGCTTACGACGATTGCGAAGCAAATCGCTTCTTCACTTTTAGAAATCGAGGCTGTAGCGCTTAGACCGCATCAGCCTTTCACCTGGACTTCTGGTTTGAAGTCCCCGATCTATTGCGATAACCGGTTGACGATGTCTTATCCGGCGATTCGCGAACTCATTGCCGATGGATTTGCGGCGCTCATTAAGGAGAAGTTCCCAGAAGCAGAAGTCGTTGCCGGTACAGCAACAGCAGGCATTCCTCACGCAGCCTGGGTTGCTCAAAAGCTTGGTCTTCCGATGATCTATATTCGTGATAAAGCGAAAGGTCACGGTAAAGAGAATTTGATTGAAGGCTCCGTAAAGCCCGGACAAAAAGTCATCGTCATTGAGGACTTGATTTCGACTGGAGGCAGCTCGCTGAAGGCAGCAATTGCCGTTAACGAAGCGGGCGCAACAGCGCTCGGAGTCCTAGCGATTTTCTCCTACGAGTTGGATAAAGCCGTTAATGCATTCCAAGAAGCGGGTATGCCGCTTCATACGCTTTCCAACTACACTTCCTTGTTGGAAGTAGCGCTTGAGCAAGGCAAAATTAAGTCCGAAGACATGGAGCTTTTGCGTTCCTGGAGAGCGAATCCTGCTGCTTTCGGCGTATAA
- a CDS encoding putative motility protein, whose product MSVNAMLSAIGSGDAVKQAVGIKLLSKTNDAQTAQANVMLQDFAKSQQKISAAASATPHLGQNIDVRA is encoded by the coding sequence ATGAGTGTAAATGCCATGCTATCCGCAATCGGAAGCGGGGACGCTGTTAAGCAAGCAGTAGGAATTAAGCTGCTGAGCAAGACAAACGATGCGCAAACGGCGCAAGCGAACGTGATGCTGCAGGATTTTGCTAAGTCACAACAGAAAATTTCAGCTGCTGCATCTGCGACACCGCATTTAGGACAAAATATTGATGTAAGAGCATAA
- a CDS encoding SDR family oxidoreductase, protein MTKQVALITGAYKGIGLEIGRQLGRLGFIVLLGARNKNKSETAALLLQEENIEAHGVELDVTNSVHIEAVAKRIEAEYGKLDVLVNNAGVYTDHLENYLDAIRASFEVNLFGPQALTEALLPWIKASPAGRIVNQSSILGSLGTLLSNPMYGERSAPAYTTSKAAMNAWTVQLSISLRDTMIKVNACHPGWVKTDMGGSSAPMEISEGAESAVWLATLPPDGPTGGFFHKRDQLPW, encoded by the coding sequence ATGACAAAGCAAGTTGCTTTAATTACTGGAGCCTACAAAGGAATAGGGCTTGAGATTGGACGGCAGTTGGGCCGATTGGGCTTTATCGTACTTCTCGGAGCTCGAAATAAGAACAAGTCGGAGACAGCAGCTCTTTTGCTGCAAGAGGAGAACATAGAAGCGCACGGTGTTGAACTGGATGTGACCAATAGTGTGCATATCGAAGCAGTTGCGAAAAGAATAGAAGCTGAATATGGAAAGCTTGATGTTCTTGTCAATAATGCAGGTGTATATACAGATCATCTTGAAAACTATCTCGATGCGATTCGAGCCAGCTTTGAAGTGAATCTTTTCGGCCCTCAAGCGCTAACGGAGGCTCTGCTCCCTTGGATTAAAGCAAGCCCCGCAGGCAGAATTGTGAATCAATCCAGTATTCTAGGATCACTCGGAACATTGCTGTCCAATCCCATGTACGGTGAAAGATCTGCTCCTGCTTACACAACATCTAAAGCCGCGATGAATGCCTGGACCGTACAGTTATCTATCTCTCTACGCGACACCATGATTAAGGTCAATGCCTGTCATCCGGGTTGGGTAAAAACGGATATGGGCGGCTCTAGCGCTCCGATGGAGATCAGCGAGGGTGCAGAAAGTGCAGTTTGGCTAGCTACGCTTCCCCCAGATGGGCCCACAGGCGGCTTCTTCCACAAAAGAGATCAGCTTCCATGGTAA
- a CDS encoding TetR/AcrR family transcriptional regulator — MVRPREFDEHTALTAAMMVFWEKGYEATSLTDLTRAMGIQRPSLYATFGGKESLFQAALTLYAERSLIFIRQKLQNAPSARSAILLYLQGIADSGDGRKPELGCMCVNTIVELAPHHQPFTQFTREYQQQLTALIQSVVENGIHTGEFSQNLDASSIAGAIVIAAVGLAVTMKSCPDHSVVEQAIHQIIKMLD; from the coding sequence ATGGTAAGACCACGGGAATTTGATGAACATACAGCATTGACTGCCGCCATGATGGTTTTTTGGGAGAAAGGCTATGAAGCTACGTCCCTCACCGATTTAACGCGTGCCATGGGTATTCAACGTCCGAGCCTATACGCCACGTTCGGCGGAAAAGAATCGTTGTTTCAAGCTGCTTTAACGCTTTATGCCGAGCGCAGTCTCATCTTCATTCGTCAAAAACTTCAAAACGCTCCCTCAGCTAGATCCGCCATCCTTCTCTATCTACAGGGGATTGCTGACAGCGGCGATGGGCGTAAGCCTGAGCTGGGCTGCATGTGTGTGAACACAATTGTTGAATTAGCCCCACATCATCAACCATTTACCCAGTTCACAAGAGAGTACCAGCAACAGCTGACTGCATTGATTCAGTCAGTTGTGGAGAATGGCATACATACAGGAGAATTCTCACAAAATTTAGATGCCTCTTCCATAGCAGGCGCCATTGTTATCGCGGCCGTGGGCCTAGCAGTCACGATGAAATCGTGCCCAGACCATTCAGTCGTTGAACAGGCCATACATCAAATCATCAAAATGCTCGATTAA